The Gracilimonas sediminicola sequence GGTTTGGGGGTTTTGCCCCTGCCTTTCAGCAACTTCCTTAACTTTAAAGCTTCCGAAATTGGTGATAGAGGCTTTGCCTGTTTCTTCCAGCTCCTGCTTTACCCTGGAGATCAGCGCTTTTGCAAAGGCCTCACTTTTCTGTTTGCTGAAGTCCGTTTTCCGCGATAAGGCTTCAATAATCTCGCCATATGTAACTTTGTTACTCATCTTCACCCTCATTTATTTGATCGCGCAGTGTGCTGCTTTGGCTGTAGTGCACCACTCGTTTTTTGGGGATAAGCATCATTTGCTCATAATGAGGGTTGTACGACTTATGCTCTTCCCTCACTTCCGACTTAAAACTGCCTAAACCGGGAAGGGTAAACCCTTTGCCGTTGGAAAGAAGCATGGTCAGGCCTTCCACAAAAGAATCATACAGATCTTCCGTCTCAGTCTGCGTGAGCTCAAGCTCTTCCGCTAATTGTTTGAGTACCTCCGACTTTGTCATAATGAGTATGTACTAAATTTGAAAACCAAGTATCCATGAATAAATGCTAAAACAATGAAATAAGCAATTTTCAGCAGATTTTAGTAAATCAATGTGGGTTAACGATTTCACTGTTACCTGAGGATGCTTATCATCCGCTATCATCAAAGTGCCTGAAAACCGGATAACCGTTATGCTCAAATCTTTTATCGAAGTAGATGCCGATTCCCATTTTCCCATTCAAAACCTCCCTTATGGGGCGTACGAAACCGAACAGGGCGAAATCCATCTTTGTTCTGCAATTGGTGAGTATATCATTGATTTGTTTGCACTGGATGAAGAAGGCTTATTCGATGGACCCGTACTGAATAACCAGTACGCTTTTCAGGACTCTACCCTCAATTACTTTATGAGCCTTGGAAAATCAGCATGGACAGAAGCCAGGGAAACCCTCCAATCCCTGTTATATGCCAACAACGAAACCCTCAGGGATGATGCCCTTCTTCGCCAACGCGTATTCAAAAAAAGAGACGATGTTCGCCTGGTGATGCCGGTGCAGATTGGGGATTACACCGACTTTTACTCCTCCGAACAACACGCCCGTAACGTTGGGTCCATGTTTCGCGACCCGGATAACGCTCTATTACCAAACTGG is a genomic window containing:
- a CDS encoding HU family DNA-binding protein, coding for MTKSEVLKQLAEELELTQTETEDLYDSFVEGLTMLLSNGKGFTLPGLGSFKSEVREEHKSYNPHYEQMMLIPKKRVVHYSQSSTLRDQINEGEDE